The following DNA comes from Mycobacteroides immunogenum.
CATCGAGGTGCGCGCGGAGAACCTGCGCGAACACCGCAAGGGACTGCTGGTGGACGTCCTCACCGACATCACCATCGGAACCGACACGGTGTGGCAGCAGACCATGACGTTCCTGCGTCAGCAGCGCACCAGCCTCTCGGGCGGCCCCAAGCCCGAGCCACCCAAGGCCGTCAAGCTGCCGCCGCCCAACTCGACGCTGCGGATCAGCGGTGGGCAGATCCGCCGGTATGCGTCGGTGGGTGGTGACCATAACCCGATCCACACCTCCTCGATCGGCGCCAAGGCACTGGGCTTCCCGAAGGCAATCGCTCACGGAATGTTCACGGCCGCAGCAGTTCTCGGCAACATCCAGGGAGAAATTCCTGATGCCGTGCGTTACGACGTGAAGTTCGGCAAGCCGGTTCTGCTGCCCGCCGCGGTGGGCGTGTGGATCGAGAAGGATGGGAACGGCTGGGATATCGCCGTGCGCAATCCGCGCAATGGTGATCCGCACGTGACCGGGAGCGTCACCCCGCTCTGATCAAGCACCTTCCGAAGGCCCGCGACAGGTTAATCCGGTCGCGGGCCTTCTGCGTTCCAGAGCGCGGCCGCCTTTGCGCGATGAGTTGTCGGATCCGTGGCGGTCTCTTCGTCATAGAGATAGAGACCCCCTCTGGACAGGAGCCATCATGACCACCGCACTCAGCCCCCTGGAGACCGTCGCCAACGCCCGCGCCGCACTGTACGAGGTCGTCAGCAGACTCACCGAGGCAGACAACGACAAGCCGACACCCAACGCCAAGTTCACCGTCGCTCAGCTCACCGATCATCTGCAGAACTCCATCAAACTGCTTGGCGGAGCGGCGGGTGTCGACATCGACCTCACCACCGAAGGTTCCGTGGCCGACCGTCTGCTGCCCCAGTCGCAGGCGGTTGTCGACGGCTGGCAGCGCCGCGGCATCGACGGGACGGTCCGCCTTCCGATCGGCGAGTACCCCGCCGAAGTCGCCGTCCGCATCCTGAGTTCGGAGTTCCTGGTCCATGCCTGGGATTACGCCGTGGCCACCGGTCAGGAGTTCGATCCGATGGATGAACTCACTACCGGTGTCCTGGAATCGGTGCGCATGATCATCCAGCCGGAGCGCCGCGACGGGGACTTCTTCGCCGACGAGGTACCGGTGCCCGAGGACTCCCCGAGCTTGGTGAAACTCATCGCCTTCACCGGCCGCAACCCGGGATGGTCACCGGCAAGCTGACCGGAGTAATACTCACGCTGATCACGACGGCTGTACTTCGGCGAACCGATCGTTACGATCGCTCGTCATTTCATGCAGCAAATTCGAGGAGTGCGTCGTGCCAGCGGACGAGGATCACCAAGAAGCGCCACCCGTCGACTGGCGGGCAGTGCTGCGCCAGCTGCCGCTGCTCAACATCCTCGGCGTGGTCGCCGTCCTGGTGGCGGCGACGCTGGTGGTGGTTAAGAACCTGCCCGACCACGGCACCGACCAGCTGCTCAACGTCTCCTACGACCCGACGCGTGAGCTCTACAACGTTCTCGACGGCACCTTCACCAAGCGGTACAAGGACAAGACCGGCAAGACGATCGAGATCAAGCGCACCAACGGTGGCTCGGCCCGGCAGGCCCGCAGCGTGCTGGACGGCAGTCAGCGCGCGGACGTGGTGTCGCTGGCATCGGTCAGCGACGTGGACACGCTCAGCCTGCGCGGCCTGATCGCGCCGAACTGGCGCCAACGGTTACCCAACAACTCGGTCCCGTACACCTCGACCATCGTCTTCGTCGTCCGCAAGGGCAACCCGCGCGGTATCCATGACTGGCCGGATCTCGTCAAGGAAAACGTCTCCGTTATCACGCCGAATCCGCGTACCTCCGGCAATGGACAGCTTTCGGTGCTCGCGGCCTGGGGCTCGGTGGTGACACGAGGCGGAACCGAAGCCGACGCGCGCGCCTACCTCACCGCTCTCTTCCGGAACGTCGCGGCCCTCGACAGCGGTGCGCGCGGCGCCACCAACACGTTCTCAGTTCAGCGACTCGGCGATGTGCACCTGACCTGGGAGAACGAGGCCATCAACGAGGTCGACGCCAACAAGAACGAACTCGAGATCGTCTATCCGCCGGTGAGTATTCGCGCCGAACCGGCGGTCGCCTGGGTGGATGCCAATCTGGGTGATGCCAAGCGGGCCGCGATAGCCAAGGCCTACCTGGAGTACCTCTTCACCGATGAGGCGCAGGAGGTCGCCGCCCAGCGCGGCTATCGTCCGTTCAAGCCCGAAATCCTTGCCCGGCACAGCAATACGCTGCCCACGATCACCCTGTTCCCCATCACCGCGATCGCGACCAGCTGGGATGACGCACGTCAGAAGTTCTTCTCCGACAACGGGATTTACGAAACCATCCCGCGCAATACCGACCGTGGCACCACCACCTTCGCCTCCGACAGACAAGGACGCTAGATGTCTTCGGCACTGGGACCATTCCAGAACTACGACGCGACCAAGGCCCGTCGCGACATCATCGCCGGTTTGACGGTGGCGGCGATATCGCTGCCCCAGGCCATGGCCTACGCGCTGATCGCCGGGGTCGATCCCAAATACGGCGTCTACTCCGCGATCGTGGTCACCACCATCGCGTCCATATTCGGTTCGTCATCGCACCTCATCAACGGGCCCACCAGCGCGATCTCGCTGCTGGTCTTCAGCTCGCTGGCCTTCCTGGACCCCGAGAACCGCACCGGACTGTTCGAGGCGCTGTTCCTGCTGGGTGTGCTGGTCGGGGCTATCCAGATTCTCATCGCGGTCTTCAAACTCGGCGACCTCACCCGGTACATCTCGGAGTCTGTCGTCATCGGATTCATGGCGAGTGCCGCCCTGCTGCTCGCCATCGGCCAGCTGGCGAACGCAATCGGTGTGCGGGACAAGGGAGATGGCCACATGCAGGTGCTGCAGCGCGCCTGGCTCACCCTGTTCCACGGCGATGCGGTGAATTACCGCGCGCTGTTCCTGAGCGTCTCCGCGGTGGTGCTGGCGGTGCTCCTGCGCCGGGTGGTCCAGCGCTATGGTCTGCCGCAGATCGACATGCTGCTGGTGCTGATCGTCACCGCCGTAATCGCTTACGTGTACGGCTGGTCGGTGCCCGACGGCACGGGACACACCGATGTGAAGATCTCCGGCAAAATCCCGGCCAGCCTCCCGGAATTCCACATTCCCGACGTACAGGTGAGCACACTCGGCGAGTTGTCACATGGCGCGCTGGCCATCGCGTTCATCGGCCTGATCGAGGCGTTGTCCATCGCCAAGGCCATCGCACACCACACCGGGCAGCAGATCGACTACAACCGGCAGATCCTCGCCGAGGGCCTGGCCAACCTCACCGGTGGCTTCTTCCAGAGCCTGCCCGGTTCGGGCTCGCTGTCACGTTCGGCGATCAACTATCAGTCAGGTGCGGCGACAAGGTTCTCCGGAATAATCAGCGCCGCAACGGTAACCATCGCACTGCTGCTCTTCGCCCCGTTATTGCGTTTCATTCCCCAGGCGGCGCTGGCGGGCCTGCTGTTGGTGACCGCGGTGCGGTTGGTCGACTTCCGGCGGCTCGCCTATGCGGTGAAGGCGTCACGCTATGACGCCGGTCTGGTCATCATCACGGCGCTGGTGGGCGTGGCCGTGAACCTGGACACCGCCGTGCTGGTGGGCGTGGTGCTCTCGATCCTGCTGTTCGTGCCCCGCGCGGCCAAGCTCAAAGCGGCCGAACTCGTCGTCACGGACGAGGGCGTCATCCGTGAACGCACCTCTCAGGACAGACCGACCGGCGCCGGCGCGCCCGTCATCTATGACCTTGAGGGCGAGCTGTTCTTCGGTGCCGCACCGGAACTCGACCGCTATCTCGACGCCTTGCAAGTCAGGATCCGTGACGACAATCTGAAGGTAGTGATCCTGCGACTCAAGCGGGTACGCCACCCCGACGTGGTCTGCATCGAACGTCTCGAACACTTCATCCGGGAACAACAGCAGCTCGGCGTGACCGTCCTGCTGGCCGGGGTGCGCCCGGATTCCCTTGCGCTGCTGGAGAATGTCGGCTTTGCCGATTGGTTACCCGCCGAGCAGGTCTTCCCGGAGGAGGACAAGGAGTTCTCCGCGACGCTGCGCGCTGTTCGGTATGCGCAGACCCGGTTGGAGGAAACGCCCTCCGGCCCGGTAGCCAACCAAGAGAAGCTGTACTACCTGGTGTGAGGACCTAGGCGCGCTTGGCCACGGGTTCATCGCGCGGACGACCGCGCAGACCGCGCCAGCCCAGGTTGAGCAATGTGTCCTTGGCACTCTCGACCTTGATATCGCCGGTGGCCACTCGCGACGCGACGGCCTCCCCGCCACCGACAAGCGCTACGGCCATGGCGTCGTAATCGGTGTCCGGGTCGATCTCCGGCGATGCGGCCTTGATCAGCCGCGCCACCAATTCGATGATCCTGTCGCGGCCCTCACGCACCTGCTTGGCGAACAGCTGCGTGCTGGTGGCCTGTCCATAGATCACGATCCACGACGCCCGGTGGGTATCGACGTAGTTGAGAAATGATACGACGGTGGTGCTCAACACATCTCGGGGCGATTGAGTCAGATCGATATCGCCGCGCACCGCCTCGACAAACCGGCCGAGTTCACGGCGCAGGCAGGCGACAAACAGATCTTCCTTGGAGCCGTAGTACAGGTACAGCATCGGCTTGGAAATCTTGGCTGCCGCCGCGATGGCATCCATCGAGGTATCCCGGAAGCCATTGAGCGCGAACTCCTGCACCGCGGCATCGAGCATCTGCTGCTCCCGAACGGCACGGGGCAGCCGCTTGGTACCACCCGCCATGCCTGCCTCCGAGCTTCGGACGTGAACGCGAACTTACTCCAGAGTAAGCTACTGGGAAGTTCGACTATGACATACGCCCCATTTATGCGGGCCGAGTCGGCCCGAATGAAGTGTTTTTCACTCCTTCTCTAGGGTAGCGCGCAAACGTCACTGTCCGGATACCCCCACCCCGTACTATGCGCGCGTGGACTTCACCCTGGCGCTAACCCCTGATCTGGTGGCCGTCTTCCTCACCCTGTTCGTGCTGGAGGTGGTGCTGGGAATCGACAACGTCATCTTCATCTCGATACTGGCCAGCAAGCTGCCCGACGGAAAGCAGGCCCGCGCCCGCAATCTGGGGCTCACACTGGCAATGGTCATGCGGGTCGGTCTGGTCTTCCTGGCCGGGTGGATCATCACCCTCAAAGAAGACGTGTTGGAGGTATTCGGCCACGGCTTCTCGATCAAGGACTTCATCCTGATCGCGGGCGGGCTGTTCCTGGTCTACAAGGCCGTCCACGAAATACATTTGAAGCTCGAAGGCGCTCCCGAGGACAGCGAATCATCCAGCGGAGAAACCACATTCAGGGCTGTGCTGGTGCAGATACTGCTGCTGGACCTGGTGTTCTCGCTGGATTCGGTGATCACCGCGGTGGGTATGACCAGCAACATGATCGTCATTGTCACCGTCGTGGTGCTCTCCTTCGGGATCATGCTGTTCGCCTCCCGCTTCGTCTTCGCCTTCGTCAACCGCCACCCCACCGTCAAGATGCTTGCGCTGTCTTTCCTGCTGCTTATCGGGGTATTCCTGATCGCCGACGGCTTCGGGATCAAGATCGACAAGGCCATGATCTATGGCCCAATGGCGTTCGCGATTCTCGTCGAGGCACTCAATCTGCTGGCAGCGGCGCGAAAAGCCCGGCAGGACAACATGGTCCGTCAGCCCATTGCGCTGCGGCCCAGCTATCCGGGTATCGACGAGTCCGTCGCGATTGCGGCAGCCACCTCCGCGGGGCCCGATTCGGGGTCGGTCGGATTGTCCCGCAAGCCCGTTGCCGGTGCCGGTGCCGGCGGTGACGAGCGCGCAGGACTTGGTTAGCGAGCCACCAGCCGCACCCGGAGCCGCTCCAACCCCCGCAATGAGCTGTTGGTGGTCCAGCGAGGGGTGTCGGCGATCTCGATGCGTTGCACTCGGTTTACGAGTTCGCGCAATACCGCCTGCCCCTCCATGCGGGCCAGGCCAGCCCCCAAGCAGAGATGAACACCCGATCCGAACGCCACATGCTGGCTGACCGGTCGGGCGGCAAGAAAGCGATCCGGATCATCGAACTCGCGTGGGTCCCGGTTGGCCGCACCCCATAGCAGCGCGACGCGTGATCCGGCCGGAATCACCGCGCCGCCGACTACGTAATCTTTTGTGGCCGTGCGATAGAAGTTTTGTATCGGTGAGGAGTACCGCAGCTGCTCTTCGACGGCTCCGGCGATAAGAGCGGGGTCTGCCCGAATGAGTTCGAACTGTTCCGGGTTCTCCGACAGGGTCAAGAACATGGTGCTCAACAGATTTGTGGTGGTCTCATTGCCTGCCAGCAGGAGCAGCAACGCGAAGTAGAACAGCTCGTCGTGGCTGATCTGCCCCTCTCCGGCGTCGGCGACCAGTCTGCCCAGCATCGTGTCCGACCCCAGCAGATTTCCCCTGCCGAGCTGAGTCATGAAGTAGTCGTGCAGATGCCGCACCCCGTTGAGTGTGCCCGGAACCTGCATGAGGCCCTTGGCGCTGAATTCGACGTTGGCGACGCGCACCGACTCGTTGGACCAGTGCCGGAAGAACGCCTCATCCTCCGGCGGTATGCCGAGGATATGCGCGATCATCTGCATGGGCAACGGAACCGCCAGGTGTTCAACGACATCTGCCTCTGGGGTGTCCAGCAGCCCGGTCACCAGTGCCGCCGCCAAACGGTCCACCGTGGGCGCCCAGCCGTCCAGCGCACCGCGCGTAAAGCCGGGCAACGCCTTGCGGCGCAGCTCGGTATGTCGGGGCCGGTCCATGTTCAGCAGGACCGGAACCTCGAACCTGGCCCGCACCACACCATCTCGGTTGGACAGCAGCGCGTCGTTGCGTGCCGCCGCCCGCACATCCTCATACCGGCACAAGATGAAAATGTTGCGTTTGCGGTTGTAATGCACACGGCCGCCGGCCAGCAGCTCCCGGTAACCCGCGTGCGGATTGGCCGCCGTCTGCGGGTCCATGGGATCAAACGCGGTCTCCTGCACACCGGCGAACGTGCGGCGGCGTACCTTAGCCCGCAGCTCGTCCGAGGCATTGGAGATCAGGGACCGCACCACCGGTTTGGTGGTGGTGCGCACCAGCCTGGCGTCGTGTTTGAGCGTCATTTCAAGTGGCCGACCAGTTCCCCTTCGGCACCGAACAACCTGTCCTGCCACTCGTTGAGCAGCGCGTTGGTGTCGATGTCGTCGGGATGGAAGCCCTTACGCATGAATGGCTTCATCTCGCGGTAGAAACCGCGGAGCAAGGGACCGCGCACAACGCCCACGGTTTCGCGCAACACCCGCCACGGCTGCTTCCGGCCGACGGGGTCGGTGGTCAGGATCGAAACCCAGGACGAGAGCACACCAACCGGTATGACGATGTTGGCCAGCACTCGCATCATGTTGATACGCAACGTTTCCGATCCTCCGATTGCTCGGTAGACATCGAAGGCAACGGATTTGTGCTCCAGTTCCTCGATGGCGTGCCAGTTGAGCAGGTTCTTGATCTCGGGGTCCGTCATCATGTGCTGCAGCTCCGGGCGGCTCAGCACGTTCTCGGCCAGCACCGCGGTGAAGTGTTCGGCACCGACGGTGAAAGCCAGCAGCAGGTGCCGGAATCGCCGGCAGCGGTCCGGGTCTGGAAACTGCTCATCAAGAAACTTCTCCATGCGCTCGGTGCTGTTCAGGATGTACTCGAACCACGCTGTCGGATAACCCATCTCGGCAAGTTGCTTGTTCAGATCGCGGTGATGCAACCCGTGGGTCATCTCCTGACCGATAAAACCGGCTACCCGCTTCTTGAGGTCGGGATCGGCGATCTTGTCGCGATACCTGCGCACCGACCGGACGAAGATGTCCTCCCCGGGCGGGAAAACGGCCGACAAGAACGCGACCGTGTGGCTGAACGCGATGTCGTTGTTCGCGAAATACCGGTCACCGGACTCCGACTCATCGAAGCGGAAGGCGATCCGCCGGGTCTTCGGGTAGCTCGCCTGGGCAGCGACGGTCATGAGAATCCTCTCCGTTGACGTTCCAGACATAAACGTAACGGAAATTTCCGTAACGGACAATGGGGTAATCTTTTCCCTGATGGAGCTGACAATCGATCAGTTGGCGCAGCGGGTGGCGATGACGGCGCGCAACATCCGCGAGTGGCAGACGCTCGGGCTGGTACCCCCGCCCGAGAAGCGAGGCCGCGTCGGCATCTATTCCGATGAGCACGTCGCGATCATCAATCACGTCAAAAATCTGAAATCCCAGGGTTTTCCGCTGGATGTCATCCGCCGGGTGATCGATTCCGGTGGCGGCTCCGAGGACAGCGTCCGTAAGATGGTGACCCAGGCCCTCAGCCCCTTCGCGACCGGTGAACCGGTTGTGATGCGCCGTGCCGAGCTGATCGAACGTATCGGAACGGGAGCCGATTCCGCGCTCGCGGATGTGGCTCTGGTCTCCGACGTGGACCCCCTGACCGTCTCAATCCGCGATTCCGAAACACTCGACGCGATCGAACTACTGGTGGGCTCCGGAATGAGCTTGACCCGGATCACCGAGACACTGCGTGAGGTGTATCGGTTGCAACAGCAGATCGCGCAGCTGCTGCTGG
Coding sequences within:
- a CDS encoding metal-dependent hydrolase; this encodes MTVAAQASYPKTRRIAFRFDESESGDRYFANNDIAFSHTVAFLSAVFPPGEDIFVRSVRRYRDKIADPDLKKRVAGFIGQEMTHGLHHRDLNKQLAEMGYPTAWFEYILNSTERMEKFLDEQFPDPDRCRRFRHLLLAFTVGAEHFTAVLAENVLSRPELQHMMTDPEIKNLLNWHAIEELEHKSVAFDVYRAIGGSETLRINMMRVLANIVIPVGVLSSWVSILTTDPVGRKQPWRVLRETVGVVRGPLLRGFYREMKPFMRKGFHPDDIDTNALLNEWQDRLFGAEGELVGHLK
- a CDS encoding sulfate ABC transporter substrate-binding protein produces the protein MPADEDHQEAPPVDWRAVLRQLPLLNILGVVAVLVAATLVVVKNLPDHGTDQLLNVSYDPTRELYNVLDGTFTKRYKDKTGKTIEIKRTNGGSARQARSVLDGSQRADVVSLASVSDVDTLSLRGLIAPNWRQRLPNNSVPYTSTIVFVVRKGNPRGIHDWPDLVKENVSVITPNPRTSGNGQLSVLAAWGSVVTRGGTEADARAYLTALFRNVAALDSGARGATNTFSVQRLGDVHLTWENEAINEVDANKNELEIVYPPVSIRAEPAVAWVDANLGDAKRAAIAKAYLEYLFTDEAQEVAAQRGYRPFKPEILARHSNTLPTITLFPITAIATSWDDARQKFFSDNGIYETIPRNTDRGTTTFASDRQGR
- a CDS encoding MerR family transcriptional regulator, with amino-acid sequence MELTIDQLAQRVAMTARNIREWQTLGLVPPPEKRGRVGIYSDEHVAIINHVKNLKSQGFPLDVIRRVIDSGGGSEDSVRKMVTQALSPFATGEPVVMRRAELIERIGTGADSALADVALVSDVDPLTVSIRDSETLDAIELLVGSGMSLTRITETLREVYRLQQQIAQLLLGAYVADVWQPFVESGYVSEDWAKIAENASQAKQLTVTLASRLLARALDDTVDPILLQQANEAEAVLERDRPASSA
- a CDS encoding cytochrome P450, with protein sequence MTLKHDARLVRTTTKPVVRSLISNASDELRAKVRRRTFAGVQETAFDPMDPQTAANPHAGYRELLAGGRVHYNRKRNIFILCRYEDVRAAARNDALLSNRDGVVRARFEVPVLLNMDRPRHTELRRKALPGFTRGALDGWAPTVDRLAAALVTGLLDTPEADVVEHLAVPLPMQMIAHILGIPPEDEAFFRHWSNESVRVANVEFSAKGLMQVPGTLNGVRHLHDYFMTQLGRGNLLGSDTMLGRLVADAGEGQISHDELFYFALLLLLAGNETTTNLLSTMFLTLSENPEQFELIRADPALIAGAVEEQLRYSSPIQNFYRTATKDYVVGGAVIPAGSRVALLWGAANRDPREFDDPDRFLAARPVSQHVAFGSGVHLCLGAGLARMEGQAVLRELVNRVQRIEIADTPRWTTNSSLRGLERLRVRLVAR
- a CDS encoding SulP family inorganic anion transporter, coding for MSSALGPFQNYDATKARRDIIAGLTVAAISLPQAMAYALIAGVDPKYGVYSAIVVTTIASIFGSSSHLINGPTSAISLLVFSSLAFLDPENRTGLFEALFLLGVLVGAIQILIAVFKLGDLTRYISESVVIGFMASAALLLAIGQLANAIGVRDKGDGHMQVLQRAWLTLFHGDAVNYRALFLSVSAVVLAVLLRRVVQRYGLPQIDMLLVLIVTAVIAYVYGWSVPDGTGHTDVKISGKIPASLPEFHIPDVQVSTLGELSHGALAIAFIGLIEALSIAKAIAHHTGQQIDYNRQILAEGLANLTGGFFQSLPGSGSLSRSAINYQSGAATRFSGIISAATVTIALLLFAPLLRFIPQAALAGLLLVTAVRLVDFRRLAYAVKASRYDAGLVIITALVGVAVNLDTAVLVGVVLSILLFVPRAAKLKAAELVVTDEGVIRERTSQDRPTGAGAPVIYDLEGELFFGAAPELDRYLDALQVRIRDDNLKVVILRLKRVRHPDVVCIERLEHFIREQQQLGVTVLLAGVRPDSLALLENVGFADWLPAEQVFPEEDKEFSATLRAVRYAQTRLEETPSGPVANQEKLYYLV
- a CDS encoding TIGR03086 family metal-binding protein; the encoded protein is MTTALSPLETVANARAALYEVVSRLTEADNDKPTPNAKFTVAQLTDHLQNSIKLLGGAAGVDIDLTTEGSVADRLLPQSQAVVDGWQRRGIDGTVRLPIGEYPAEVAVRILSSEFLVHAWDYAVATGQEFDPMDELTTGVLESVRMIIQPERRDGDFFADEVPVPEDSPSLVKLIAFTGRNPGWSPAS
- a CDS encoding MaoC/PaaZ C-terminal domain-containing protein, coding for MAQPSGLQNMVMAAVGALPFIPRPSTLPTRVVRTHGVKIDPANVAAYAQVTGLTFSDKVPVTYPFTLQFPSVMSLVASLDFPFPAIGTVHLENHITQHRAITATDTVDIEVRAENLREHRKGLLVDVLTDITIGTDTVWQQTMTFLRQQRTSLSGGPKPEPPKAVKLPPPNSTLRISGGQIRRYASVGGDHNPIHTSSIGAKALGFPKAIAHGMFTAAAVLGNIQGEIPDAVRYDVKFGKPVLLPAAVGVWIEKDGNGWDIAVRNPRNGDPHVTGSVTPL
- a CDS encoding TerC family protein; its protein translation is MDFTLALTPDLVAVFLTLFVLEVVLGIDNVIFISILASKLPDGKQARARNLGLTLAMVMRVGLVFLAGWIITLKEDVLEVFGHGFSIKDFILIAGGLFLVYKAVHEIHLKLEGAPEDSESSSGETTFRAVLVQILLLDLVFSLDSVITAVGMTSNMIVIVTVVVLSFGIMLFASRFVFAFVNRHPTVKMLALSFLLLIGVFLIADGFGIKIDKAMIYGPMAFAILVEALNLLAAARKARQDNMVRQPIALRPSYPGIDESVAIAAATSAGPDSGSVGLSRKPVAGAGAGGDERAGLG
- a CDS encoding TetR/AcrR family transcriptional regulator, yielding MAGGTKRLPRAVREQQMLDAAVQEFALNGFRDTSMDAIAAAAKISKPMLYLYYGSKEDLFVACLRRELGRFVEAVRGDIDLTQSPRDVLSTTVVSFLNYVDTHRASWIVIYGQATSTQLFAKQVREGRDRIIELVARLIKAASPEIDPDTDYDAMAVALVGGGEAVASRVATGDIKVESAKDTLLNLGWRGLRGRPRDEPVAKRA